One window of the Chitinimonas sp. BJYL2 genome contains the following:
- the rfaE1 gene encoding D-glycero-beta-D-manno-heptose-7-phosphate kinase, with amino-acid sequence MKHEQLQAALAKARVLVVGDVMLDRYWFGDVERISPEAPVPVARINRVEERAGGAANVARNIAAMGAQATLLSVVGDDEAGTALQNLLNTHGVQTSLHRDPSITTTVKLRVVARQQQLIRLDFEYSPSHEVLAAKLDDYRAALPSHDVVILSDYGKGGLTHVSTMIDAARAAGKPVLIDPKGDDYRRYAGATLLTPNRAELRMVTGRWADEADLTRRALQLRAELGLDALLVTRSEEGMSLFSAETVSHVPTVAREVFDVSGAGDTVIATMAAMVAAGCTLDEAMRWSNRAAGIVVGKLGTAVATAEEVFAD; translated from the coding sequence ATGAAACACGAACAACTGCAAGCCGCGCTGGCCAAGGCCCGCGTACTGGTCGTCGGCGATGTGATGCTCGACCGCTACTGGTTCGGCGATGTCGAACGCATTTCGCCCGAGGCCCCCGTGCCGGTGGCCCGGATCAACCGGGTGGAAGAGCGCGCAGGCGGCGCGGCCAATGTGGCGCGCAATATTGCGGCCATGGGGGCGCAGGCCACACTGCTCTCGGTGGTGGGGGATGACGAAGCGGGCACGGCGCTGCAGAACCTGCTGAACACGCATGGTGTGCAGACCAGCTTGCACCGCGATCCCAGTATCACTACCACGGTCAAGCTGCGTGTCGTGGCGCGGCAGCAGCAGTTGATCCGTCTGGATTTCGAATACAGCCCCAGCCATGAAGTGCTGGCCGCCAAGCTCGATGACTACCGTGCTGCACTACCCAGCCATGATGTGGTGATCCTGTCGGACTACGGCAAGGGCGGGCTGACCCATGTAAGCACGATGATCGACGCCGCACGCGCGGCGGGTAAACCGGTGCTGATCGATCCCAAGGGCGATGATTACCGCCGTTATGCCGGCGCGACGCTGCTGACGCCCAACCGGGCCGAACTGCGCATGGTCACCGGCCGCTGGGCTGACGAGGCCGATCTCACCCGGCGTGCCCTGCAATTGCGTGCCGAGCTGGGCCTTGATGCCTTGCTGGTGACACGTTCAGAAGAAGGCATGAGCCTGTTCAGTGCCGAGACCGTGAGCCATGTACCCACGGTCGCGCGCGAAGTGTTTGATGTGTCCGGCGCGGGCGACACTGTGATTGCCACGATGGCCGCGATGGTGGCCGCAGGCTGCACGTTGGACGAGGCCATGCGCTGGTCCAACCGCGCAGCGGGTATCGTGGTCGGTAAACTGGGCACAGCCGTGGCCACGGCCGAGGAGGTCTTTGCCGATTGA
- the hpnD gene encoding presqualene diphosphate synthase HpnD — translation MTPDQYCENKAAQSGSSFYYSFRFLPLQTRLAITALYAFCREVDDVVDETHDEGVARTTLNWWRSEVGNLYDGTPQHPVTRALQPHVGRLQLPREQLLQIIDGMEMDLTQARYNAFADLREYCYLVASVVGLLSARIFGVTDERTYQYAEKLGLAFQLTNIIRDVGEDARRGRIYLPVEELQRFNVPAADLLACRETPEFTALMQFQIERAESLYAEALAALPAADRKAQRAGLVMAAIYRATLDEIKRDGPAKVLNQRLSLTPVRKLWLAWKTWWFA, via the coding sequence GTGACGCCCGACCAGTACTGCGAAAACAAGGCCGCCCAGAGCGGGTCCAGCTTCTACTACAGCTTCCGCTTCCTGCCCCTGCAGACGCGGCTCGCGATTACCGCGCTCTATGCCTTCTGCCGTGAAGTCGACGACGTGGTGGATGAAACCCACGATGAAGGCGTTGCCCGCACCACACTCAACTGGTGGCGCAGCGAAGTCGGCAATCTGTATGACGGCACGCCGCAGCACCCGGTCACCCGCGCCTTGCAGCCCCATGTGGGTCGCCTGCAACTGCCACGCGAGCAATTGCTGCAGATCATCGACGGCATGGAAATGGACCTGACTCAGGCCCGCTACAACGCGTTCGCCGATCTGCGCGAGTATTGCTATCTGGTCGCCTCGGTCGTCGGGCTCTTGTCGGCACGCATCTTCGGCGTGACTGACGAGCGCACCTACCAGTATGCCGAGAAGCTCGGCCTTGCCTTTCAGCTCACCAATATCATCCGCGACGTGGGCGAAGACGCCCGCCGGGGCCGCATCTACCTGCCGGTCGAGGAGCTGCAGCGCTTCAACGTGCCGGCAGCCGATCTGCTGGCGTGCCGCGAGACCCCCGAGTTCACCGCACTGATGCAGTTCCAGATCGAACGTGCGGAGAGTCTGTACGCCGAAGCGCTGGCCGCCCTGCCCGCCGCGGACCGCAAGGCGCAACGCGCCGGGCTGGTGATGGCCGCGATCTATCGCGCCACGCTGGATGAAATCAAGCGCGATGGCCCGGCCAAGGTGCTCAACCAGCGTCTGAGCCTGACACCGGTGCGTAAACTCTGGCTCGCGTGGAAAACCTGGTGGTTTGCGTGA
- the pyrF gene encoding orotidine-5'-phosphate decarboxylase has product MTADDPRIVVPLDYPDAAQALAFVDRVTPDLCRLKVGKELFTVAGPQFVEQLVARGFDVFLDLKFHDIPNTVAQAVKAAAKLGVWMVNVHALGGSKMMRAARAAIDGEAHRPLLIAVTVLTSMDGADLAEIGLPEPAVQVPLLARLALDCDLDGVVCSAQEASLLKKLCGKDFKLVTPGIRPAGSAVGDQNRIMTPEQAVAAGSDYLVIGRPITQAADPVAMLQSIRASLAI; this is encoded by the coding sequence ATGACCGCAGACGACCCAAGGATCGTAGTCCCGCTCGACTACCCCGATGCGGCCCAGGCGCTGGCCTTTGTGGATCGGGTCACGCCCGACCTGTGCCGTCTCAAGGTCGGCAAGGAACTGTTTACCGTGGCCGGCCCGCAGTTTGTCGAGCAGCTGGTGGCGCGTGGATTTGATGTGTTCCTCGATCTCAAATTCCACGACATTCCCAACACCGTGGCCCAGGCCGTCAAGGCGGCCGCCAAGCTGGGTGTGTGGATGGTCAATGTGCACGCGTTGGGTGGCAGCAAGATGATGCGCGCCGCCCGCGCAGCGATTGATGGCGAGGCACATCGCCCGTTGCTGATTGCCGTGACCGTATTGACCAGCATGGACGGCGCCGATCTGGCCGAGATCGGCCTGCCGGAGCCCGCCGTGCAGGTACCGTTGCTGGCAAGGCTGGCGCTCGATTGCGACCTGGACGGCGTGGTCTGCTCGGCACAGGAAGCCAGCCTGCTCAAGAAGCTGTGCGGCAAGGACTTCAAGCTCGTCACCCCCGGCATCCGCCCTGCCGGCAGCGCCGTAGGCGACCAGAACCGCATCATGACCCCCGAGCAGGCTGTGGCTGCCGGTAGCGATTACCTCGTCATCGGCCGCCCGATTACCCAGGCCGCCGACCCTGTCGCAATGTTGCAATCTATCCGTGCCAGCCTCGCTATCTAA
- a CDS encoding lipopolysaccharide assembly LapA domain-containing protein: MRYLIWLAKLAVFLILFAFALRNTGHVTLSGLQGAQWQAPLILWLLLFFVLGVIAGVVAMWLPYRRLDRELRHIRAQQPAAAAAAEPALPDAAQPLDAVI, from the coding sequence GTGCGCTACCTCATCTGGCTGGCCAAGCTGGCCGTCTTCCTGATCCTGTTTGCCTTCGCCTTGCGCAACACCGGCCATGTCACCTTGTCCGGCCTGCAGGGGGCGCAATGGCAGGCACCCCTGATCCTGTGGTTACTGCTGTTCTTTGTGCTGGGCGTGATTGCCGGCGTAGTAGCCATGTGGTTGCCCTACCGTCGTTTGGACCGCGAATTGCGGCATATCCGCGCACAGCAGCCTGCTGCCGCTGCCGCTGCCGAGCCGGCGCTGCCCGACGCGGCCCAGCCACTGGATGCCGTGATCTGA
- the lapB gene encoding lipopolysaccharide assembly protein LapB: protein MEFEAWWLILFPLCFGLGWLAARVDIRHILSDSKLLPRQYFEGLNHLLNDRTDKAVEVFVDLARNHDETIELQFALGHLFRRKGEIERAIRMHQKLLERPELRQFERQSAQFELASDFMKAGLFDRAEELFAKLDDTEFARAARRHLLDIYQQEKEWHKAIETAQQLRDTSHTYQHEIAEFHCELAVTAMTRSQPAEARQYLQQALAEHRKCVRANLLLGELAAGQGDHAGAIEAWLRIESQDHRFLPFAARQLLDAYDKLGRADEGTALLKGFMTSYPELDMLDVVLERIAATENADVAFDWLREQLRRNPNMPGLIKLLEAQAQAAPPERRAEIDTMLRLTQEATRGLSMYHCSSCGFKARQYFWRCPACNDWECFLPARGQTRA, encoded by the coding sequence GTGGAATTCGAAGCCTGGTGGCTGATCCTGTTTCCCCTGTGTTTTGGCCTCGGCTGGCTCGCCGCCCGGGTGGATATCCGCCATATCCTCTCTGATTCCAAGCTTTTGCCTCGACAGTATTTCGAGGGTCTGAACCATCTGCTCAATGACCGTACCGACAAGGCGGTCGAAGTGTTCGTGGATCTCGCCCGCAATCACGACGAGACCATCGAACTACAGTTTGCCCTGGGGCATCTGTTCCGTCGCAAGGGCGAGATCGAGCGCGCGATCCGCATGCACCAGAAATTGCTCGAACGCCCCGAACTGCGCCAGTTCGAGCGTCAGTCCGCCCAGTTCGAACTCGCCTCCGACTTCATGAAAGCCGGTCTGTTCGACCGCGCCGAAGAGCTGTTTGCCAAACTCGACGACACCGAGTTCGCCCGTGCTGCACGCCGCCACCTGCTCGATATCTACCAGCAGGAAAAGGAATGGCACAAAGCCATTGAGACCGCACAGCAACTGCGCGACACCAGCCACACCTATCAGCACGAAATCGCCGAGTTCCACTGCGAGCTGGCAGTCACCGCCATGACGCGCTCGCAACCGGCTGAAGCTCGCCAGTACCTGCAACAGGCGCTGGCCGAGCACCGCAAGTGCGTACGCGCCAACCTGCTATTGGGCGAGCTGGCCGCAGGCCAGGGTGACCATGCCGGCGCGATTGAAGCCTGGTTACGGATCGAATCACAAGATCACCGCTTCCTGCCTTTCGCCGCCCGCCAGCTGCTGGATGCTTACGATAAGCTGGGCCGCGCTGATGAGGGCACGGCCTTGCTCAAGGGCTTCATGACCAGTTATCCCGAGCTCGACATGCTCGATGTGGTGCTCGAACGCATCGCCGCCACCGAGAACGCCGATGTGGCTTTTGACTGGCTGCGCGAACAACTGCGCCGCAACCCCAATATGCCGGGCCTGATCAAATTGCTCGAAGCGCAGGCGCAAGCCGCGCCGCCTGAGCGCCGTGCCGAGATCGACACCATGCTGCGTCTCACTCAGGAAGCCACGCGCGGCCTGAGCATGTATCACTGCTCGTCGTGCGGCTTCAAGGCGCGCCAGTATTTCTGGCGCTGCCCGGCCTGCAATGACTGGGAGTGCTTCCTGCCGGCGCGTGGTCAGACCCGCGCTTGA
- the rpsA gene encoding 30S ribosomal protein S1, with amino-acid sequence MESFAALFAEMEARQEMRSGEVITAEVVAVEDKFVVVNAGLKSEALIDINEFKNDQGVVDVKAGDFVQVAIENVENGFGETKLSRDKAKRLAAWIDLEEALESGIIKTGLISGKVKGGLTVMINGIRAFLPGSLVDIRPIKDTTPFEGKDIEFKVIKLDRKRNNVVVSRRAVLEETMGEEREKLLSTLQEGATVKGIVKNITDYGAFVDLGGIDGLLHITDLAWRRVKHPSEVLAVGDEVTAKVLKFDQEKNRVSLGLKQLGEDPWVGLGRRYPQSTRLFGKVTNITDYGAFVEIEQGIEGLVHVSEMDWTNKNIHPTKVVQLGDEVEVMILEIDEDRRRISLGMKQCMANPWDDFQANFKKGDKIKGTIKSITDFGVFIGLPGGIDGLVHLSDLSWNLTGEEAVRNFKKGDEVEALVLSIDVERERISMGIKQMEGDPFNNYVATSDKGAIVKGTVKSLDAKGAIIALSEEVEGYLRATEVSRDRVENIATVLKEGDEVEAMIINVDRKNRSINLSIKAKDSADDSSAVKTLQAAESAGNAGTTSLGALLKAKLSGNQE; translated from the coding sequence ATGGAAAGTTTTGCCGCGCTATTTGCCGAAATGGAAGCGCGTCAGGAAATGCGTTCCGGCGAAGTGATCACTGCAGAAGTGGTCGCGGTTGAAGACAAGTTCGTTGTCGTGAACGCCGGCCTGAAGTCCGAAGCGCTGATCGACATCAACGAGTTCAAGAACGACCAGGGCGTGGTTGACGTCAAGGCTGGCGACTTCGTGCAAGTTGCCATCGAGAACGTTGAAAACGGCTTCGGCGAAACCAAGCTCTCCCGCGACAAGGCCAAGCGCCTGGCTGCCTGGATTGATCTGGAAGAAGCGCTGGAAAGCGGCATCATCAAGACCGGCCTGATCTCGGGCAAGGTCAAGGGTGGCCTGACGGTGATGATCAACGGTATCCGCGCATTCCTGCCGGGTTCGCTGGTCGATATCCGTCCGATCAAGGACACCACGCCGTTCGAAGGCAAGGACATCGAATTCAAGGTCATCAAGCTCGACCGCAAGCGCAACAACGTAGTTGTGTCGCGTCGCGCCGTGCTCGAAGAGACCATGGGTGAAGAGCGCGAGAAGCTCCTCTCCACGCTGCAAGAAGGCGCTACCGTCAAGGGTATCGTCAAGAACATCACCGACTACGGCGCATTCGTCGACCTGGGCGGCATCGATGGCCTGCTGCACATCACCGATCTGGCCTGGCGCCGTGTCAAGCACCCGAGCGAAGTGCTCGCCGTGGGTGATGAAGTCACTGCCAAGGTCCTCAAGTTCGACCAGGAAAAGAACCGCGTCTCGCTGGGTCTGAAGCAGCTGGGCGAAGATCCGTGGGTGGGTCTGGGTCGTCGTTACCCGCAAAGCACCCGCCTGTTCGGCAAGGTCACCAACATCACCGACTACGGCGCGTTCGTGGAAATCGAACAAGGCATCGAAGGCCTGGTGCACGTGTCGGAAATGGACTGGACCAACAAGAACATCCATCCGACCAAGGTTGTCCAGCTGGGCGACGAAGTCGAAGTCATGATCCTCGAAATCGACGAAGACCGTCGTCGCATCTCGCTGGGCATGAAGCAGTGCATGGCCAACCCATGGGACGATTTCCAGGCCAACTTCAAGAAGGGCGACAAGATCAAGGGCACCATCAAGTCGATCACCGACTTCGGCGTGTTCATCGGTCTGCCTGGCGGTATCGATGGTCTGGTTCACCTCAGCGATCTGTCGTGGAACCTGACTGGCGAAGAAGCCGTTCGCAACTTCAAGAAGGGCGACGAAGTGGAAGCCCTGGTGCTGTCGATCGACGTTGAGCGCGAGCGCATCTCGATGGGCATCAAGCAGATGGAAGGTGATCCTTTCAACAACTACGTGGCCACCAGCGACAAGGGCGCCATCGTCAAGGGTACCGTCAAGTCCCTGGACGCCAAGGGTGCGATCATTGCCCTGAGCGAAGAAGTTGAAGGCTACCTGCGCGCTACCGAAGTCTCGCGTGACCGCGTTGAAAACATCGCGACCGTGCTGAAGGAAGGCGACGAAGTCGAAGCCATGATCATCAACGTTGATCGCAAGAACCGTTCGATCAACCTGTCGATCAAGGCCAAGGACAGCGCCGACGACAGCAGCGCCGTGAAGACGCTGCAAGCCGCGGAATCGGCAGGCAACGCCGGCACCACCAGCCTGGGCGCACTGCTCAAGGCCAAGCTCTCGGGTAACCAAGAGTAA
- a CDS encoding integration host factor subunit beta, translating into MTKSELIAKLAERYPQLVAKDAELAVKTILDAMASSLASGQRIEIRGFGSFDLNYRPPRVGRNPKSGMKVSVPEKYVPHFKAGKELRERVDGQEA; encoded by the coding sequence ATGACCAAGTCCGAGCTGATCGCCAAGCTTGCGGAGCGTTACCCGCAGCTGGTGGCGAAGGATGCCGAACTGGCCGTGAAGACGATTCTGGACGCCATGGCAAGCAGTCTCGCCAGCGGCCAGCGTATCGAAATTCGGGGGTTTGGCAGCTTTGATCTGAACTATCGCCCGCCGCGGGTGGGGCGCAATCCGAAATCCGGGATGAAAGTCTCGGTACCGGAAAAATATGTGCCCCATTTCAAGGCTGGCAAAGAGCTGCGCGAACGTGTGGATGGTCAGGAAGCGTAA
- a CDS encoding ABC transporter substrate-binding protein gives MLLRLLCTTALLLSLTGAHAEPVALRIYTEELPPFNFKQPDGRLSGSSTEKVEAVLREAGLAYDIELTSWARAFEAARTQAACVYSTARTPEREAAFDWIGPLIRSDVVMLGLADKASAADTLEAARNARVGGYYGSASARFLMQRGFPVLMSTNHEVAFKNLLAGRLDYWVAMKDTGLTMVEKAGLKGKVVVRIPVNTVEMYLACNLQIDAGFRQKLHAAFRHLNANGSLRAVDRRYIN, from the coding sequence ATGTTGCTGCGTTTGCTGTGCACGACCGCGCTCTTGCTTTCCCTCACCGGCGCCCACGCCGAGCCGGTGGCGCTCAGGATCTATACCGAGGAACTTCCCCCCTTCAACTTCAAGCAGCCAGACGGCCGGCTCAGCGGCAGTTCGACTGAAAAAGTGGAAGCCGTACTCCGTGAGGCCGGGCTCGCCTACGACATTGAGCTGACTTCCTGGGCCCGCGCTTTTGAGGCAGCCCGCACCCAGGCCGCCTGCGTTTACTCCACGGCCCGCACCCCGGAACGCGAAGCCGCGTTTGACTGGATCGGCCCCTTGATCCGCAGCGATGTCGTCATGCTGGGTCTGGCAGACAAAGCTTCGGCAGCCGATACACTGGAAGCGGCAAGGAACGCACGCGTCGGCGGCTACTATGGCTCGGCCAGCGCCCGTTTCCTGATGCAGCGCGGCTTCCCCGTGCTGATGTCCACCAATCATGAGGTCGCATTCAAGAACCTGCTCGCAGGTCGGCTGGACTACTGGGTCGCCATGAAGGACACCGGCCTCACCATGGTTGAAAAAGCCGGCCTGAAAGGCAAGGTAGTGGTACGCATCCCGGTCAACACGGTGGAGATGTATCTGGCCTGCAACCTACAGATCGATGCCGGCTTTCGTCAGAAACTCCATGCTGCTTTCCGGCACCTGAACGCGAATGGCAGCCTCCGGGCGGTGGATCGGCGTTATATCAACTGA
- a CDS encoding UDP-glucose/GDP-mannose dehydrogenase family protein translates to MKLTVVGAGYVGLVTAACLAEVGNDVLCVEHDPAKVAALREGRIPIFEPGLEALVRRNAAASRLHFATDDACLNGFGDIQMIAVGTPPDEDGSADLQYVLAAARGIAERMTGYTVVVTKSTVPVGTADLVRDEIRAVLAQRGLDIDFAVVSNPEFLKEGAAVEDFMRPDRIIIGSNDARATEQLRALYQPFQRNHERMQVMDIRSAELTKYAANAMLATRISFMNEMANLAEALGADIEMVRKGIGSDSRIGYHFLYAGLGYGGSCLPKDVKALRRTAQMHDVNLRLLTAVDEVNAAQKQRLVSKLMRHLGQDMVGRHIALWGLAFKPNTDDMREAPSLSIIEGLLSRGATVTVYDPVASAEAQRMLGARVAYADSPMAALSGADALLIATEWKEFRSPDFEQMRRLLKQPLIIDGRNLYDPIWLRAQGYTYEGIGR, encoded by the coding sequence ATGAAATTGACGGTCGTAGGCGCAGGGTATGTAGGCTTGGTCACAGCGGCTTGCCTGGCCGAAGTGGGCAACGATGTGCTCTGTGTGGAGCACGATCCGGCCAAGGTCGCCGCGCTGCGTGAAGGGCGGATTCCGATCTTTGAGCCGGGGCTGGAGGCGCTCGTCCGTCGCAACGCTGCTGCCTCGCGTCTGCACTTTGCGACGGACGATGCCTGCCTGAACGGATTCGGTGATATCCAGATGATTGCCGTCGGTACCCCGCCCGACGAGGATGGCTCGGCCGATCTGCAATACGTGCTCGCCGCCGCACGCGGCATTGCCGAGCGGATGACGGGATATACGGTGGTGGTGACCAAGTCCACCGTGCCCGTAGGTACCGCCGATCTGGTGCGCGACGAGATACGCGCTGTGCTGGCGCAGCGGGGTCTGGATATCGATTTTGCGGTGGTATCGAACCCCGAGTTCCTCAAGGAAGGCGCCGCAGTCGAAGACTTCATGCGGCCTGACCGCATCATCATCGGCAGCAATGATGCCCGCGCCACCGAACAGCTGCGCGCGCTGTACCAGCCGTTCCAGCGCAACCATGAACGCATGCAGGTCATGGATATCCGTTCGGCCGAGCTGACCAAGTACGCGGCCAACGCCATGCTGGCCACGCGCATTTCGTTCATGAACGAAATGGCCAATCTGGCCGAGGCATTGGGGGCCGATATTGAGATGGTGCGCAAAGGCATCGGCTCGGATTCACGCATCGGGTACCACTTCTTGTACGCCGGCCTGGGCTACGGCGGCTCCTGCCTGCCCAAGGATGTGAAGGCGTTGCGCAGGACCGCGCAGATGCACGATGTGAACCTGCGTTTGCTGACGGCGGTCGATGAGGTCAACGCAGCGCAGAAGCAGCGTCTGGTCAGCAAGCTGATGCGTCATCTGGGGCAAGATATGGTAGGTCGGCATATCGCCTTATGGGGTTTGGCTTTCAAGCCCAATACCGACGATATGCGCGAGGCGCCGAGTCTGAGCATCATCGAAGGCTTGCTGTCCCGTGGCGCGACCGTAACCGTTTACGATCCGGTGGCGAGCGCCGAGGCACAGCGCATGCTAGGCGCTCGCGTGGCCTATGCCGACAGCCCCATGGCGGCCCTGAGTGGTGCCGATGCGCTGCTCATTGCTACCGAATGGAAGGAATTTCGTAGTCCGGATTTCGAACAGATGCGGCGTCTGCTCAAGCAACCGCTGATCATCGATGGCCGTAATCTCTATGACCCGATCTGGCTGCGGGCACAGGGTTACACCTACGAGGGGATAGGAAGATGA
- the hpnE gene encoding hydroxysqualene dehydroxylase HpnE has protein sequence MTALSQRIAIIGGGYAGMAAAVTLAAAGRRVCVVEAGPVLGGRARRVEIDGCTLDNGQHLLVGAYRELLGLMNRVGLREAEVMLRLPLDLDVRQGSKRVFRLACPRLPAPLHTLFALLGADGIGWRDRWAAIRAIRSAEHGGWKLAQDHSVADWLAHQRQPLSLIRHLWEPLTLAALNTPIQLASAQVLLHVLRDSLAARRDASDMLLPKVDLSALFPEAAARYIEQGGGQVHTGRMVRQLTRGSDGWRVDQDDTAYTHLVIALPPHRLAMLADGIDALTPAVTQIANWSWQPIYTVYLRYPPDTRLPKPMLGMAGTVTQWLFDRGQLGDEPGLLAAVISAEGPHCDWTQAELAMHVHNEVLSLLPGLPAPSWQRVIAEKRATYACTPGMQRPGNTTTDPSLWLAGDYTAGDYPATLEGAIRSGIAAANGLLRDDAPRLPAQGLA, from the coding sequence ATGACCGCCCTCTCCCAGCGCATCGCCATCATCGGCGGCGGCTATGCAGGCATGGCCGCCGCCGTGACCTTGGCTGCGGCAGGCAGAAGGGTCTGCGTTGTCGAAGCGGGCCCGGTGCTGGGCGGCCGTGCGCGGCGGGTGGAAATCGACGGCTGCACGCTCGATAACGGCCAGCATTTGCTGGTGGGTGCGTACCGCGAACTGCTGGGCCTGATGAACCGGGTTGGCTTGCGGGAAGCGGAGGTGATGCTGCGGTTGCCACTGGATCTGGATGTCCGCCAGGGCAGCAAGCGGGTATTCCGGCTTGCCTGTCCGCGACTACCAGCACCGTTGCATACCCTGTTCGCCTTGCTGGGAGCGGATGGCATAGGTTGGCGCGATCGCTGGGCAGCGATCCGCGCCATTCGCAGCGCCGAACATGGCGGCTGGAAACTGGCGCAGGATCACTCCGTTGCCGATTGGCTGGCGCATCAACGTCAACCGCTATCGCTGATACGCCATCTGTGGGAACCGCTGACGCTCGCCGCCCTCAACACCCCCATCCAGCTTGCCAGTGCACAGGTGCTGCTGCATGTGTTGCGCGATAGTCTGGCAGCCCGCCGCGACGCGAGCGACATGCTGCTGCCCAAGGTGGACCTGTCGGCACTGTTTCCCGAGGCCGCTGCCCGCTACATCGAACAAGGTGGTGGCCAGGTTCACACGGGGCGGATGGTGCGGCAGCTCACCCGAGGGAGCGACGGTTGGCGGGTCGATCAAGACGATACGGCCTACACCCATCTCGTGATCGCGCTGCCACCGCACAGGCTGGCCATGCTGGCCGATGGCATCGACGCCCTCACGCCGGCCGTGACGCAGATCGCAAACTGGTCATGGCAACCGATCTATACGGTCTACCTGCGTTACCCCCCCGATACCCGCCTGCCCAAGCCCATGCTGGGCATGGCTGGCACGGTGACGCAGTGGCTGTTTGACCGCGGCCAGCTCGGTGATGAACCGGGTTTGCTGGCTGCTGTCATCAGCGCGGAGGGGCCACACTGCGATTGGACACAGGCCGAGCTAGCCATGCACGTACATAATGAAGTGTTGTCCCTATTGCCTGGCCTGCCCGCCCCAAGCTGGCAGCGCGTGATTGCCGAAAAACGCGCCACCTATGCCTGCACTCCCGGCATGCAGCGACCAGGCAATACCACAACCGACCCCAGTCTTTGGCTGGCCGGTGATTACACCGCGGGCGATTACCCCGCCACCCTGGAGGGGGCCATCCGCAGCGGCATTGCGGCGGCTAACGGCCTGCTGCGCGACGATGCGCCTCGGCTCCCGGCCCAGGGACTGGCGTAG